A portion of the Hoplias malabaricus isolate fHopMal1 chromosome 1, fHopMal1.hap1, whole genome shotgun sequence genome contains these proteins:
- the si:dkey-118k5.3 gene encoding NLR family CARD domain-containing protein 3 has protein sequence MALGPCSEEIQKGRVEIVENWSKHINPLLELLFNVGTVTEEDLSFIRGGGCTGERNCLRTLLDVLQGRGEEACRAFLYVLSNFQPSAAIGTASLFPQNALKEHLQKHKDILAKQHGPANYLSMAQRMSKPTEVDTFTDISFSRHVGYPVALQYQHEVAVVGDPFRAGRGEARKQGETCGFRDVFQSLFSAKVDGVVLLSGVAGSGKTTVIRQLVQKWAADADVQKVVFSMPFRELNLITEPQSLQGLLSDHYSHLKPILPELMTLNHGQVLLILDGLDEFCFPLDFEHTPKCSDPERELSVGGLVVNLIKGNLLPGIAILLTSRPHAVSKVPQLLVRQFYSVLGFSPVQQQHYFEQNCSSSQAAAAVWSFVSSHKPLQLMCHIPAFCWIVSTALHDGTCSLFSDTVSNGAALRESRSDCSEDGSADPSCSDTNTVLPRSCSSPVTVTEIYCCFLKSIVVFHVGGCVEGMHLNRLQDAPRVLKENKAKLKCLGSLAFRGLLERRFLFNQSDLSSFAQESCELSRAFMVEILKEDKFSLTYEKSFHFIHTSVQEFLAALYYVLESFSGSDPFSGLKPNVGLLPPSVQKCLTSLVNKLRRPRHVLRRHIKKALHCGESHQSGHMDLFCRFVSGLLVPKTRFILDGLFSGEPRPHRFPSCLPLLSTTPPFVLQLLRSQLHSSSLSPGRQLNVCHCLYEAQDPGLPQRLQYWLKVLSQKASGQCASMSSDWSELAFLLQLSQDLQELNLDAQGLDAEGLRRLLPVLPLFSTLSLAQNPLGPEGAEVLSVALRSPDCQIEKLWIVSTGLGCNGVKILTEALKDNHTVFDLRMAINSIGDVGAACLAELLKTNRSLRDIRLRDNFVTDRGAELLMEALMENTTLKYLWLFDNKLSKECVQQLKDFSKSRPTLDIKVCY, from the exons ATGGCTTTGGGGCCATGCAGTGAAGAAATACAGAAAGGTCGGGTGGAGATCGTGGAGAATTGGAGCAAGCATATAAACCCTCTTCTGGAGCTCCTCTTCAATGTGGGAACAGTTACAGAAGAGGACCTGAGCTTTATAAGAGGCGGAGGATGTACGGGTGAGCGGAACTGTTTGAGGACACTGCTGGATGTTCTTCAAGGCAGAGGAGAGGAGGCATGTCGCGCCTTCCTCTATGTTCTGTCCAATTTTCAGCCTTCAGCTGCGATCGGCACAGCCAGCCTCTTCCCCCAGAACGCCCTGAAGGAGcatctccaaaaacacaaggaCATCCTAGCCAAGCAGCATGGTCCAGCAAATTATCTCAGCATGGCACAACGGATGTCGAAACCCACAGAAGTGGACACCTTCACGGACATTTCTTTCTCCAGGCACGTGGGATATCCTGTGGCTCTTCAGTACCAGCATGAGGTCGCAGTGGTTGGGGATCCGTTCAGGGCAGGACGTGGAGAGGCAAGGAAACAAGGGGAGACTTGTGGCTTTCGAGATGTATTTCAGAGCCTTTTTTCAGCCAAAGTTGATGGTGTGGTGCTGCTGTCTGGAGTTGCAGGAAGTGGTAAAACTACAGTGATAAGACAGCTGGTCCAAAAATGGGCAGCTGATGCAGATGTGCAGAAAGTCGTCTTTTCCATGCCGTTCCGTGAACTAAACCTGATTACAGAGCCTCAGAGCTTACAGGGGCTGCTGTCTGATCATTACAGTCATTTGAAGCCTATCCTGCCAGAGTTAATGACCTTGAACCACGGCCAGGTCTTGCTTATTCTCGATGGACTTGATGAGTTCTGTTTCCCTTTGGATTTTGAACACACCCCTAAATGTTCTGACCCTGAGCGGGAGCTGTCCGTAGGAGGTCTGGTGGTGAACCTGATCAAGGGCAACCTCTTGCCAGGAATTGCCATTCTCCTCACATCTCGACCCCATGCTGTGTCCAAAGTACCCCAGCTGCTGGTAAGGCAGTTCTATAGTGTGTTAGGATTTTCCCCGGTTCAACAGCAGCATTACTTTGAACAGAACTGTAGCTCCAGCCAAGCTGCTGCTGCAGTGTGGAGTTTTGTGTCTTCCCACAAGCCCCTTCAGCTTATGTGTCACATCCCTGCCTTCTGCTGGATAGTGTCCACTGCTTTGCATGATGGCACTTGCAGCCTGTTCTCAGACACGGTCTCAAATGGTGCTGCTTTGCGGGAAAGTAGAAGTGACTGCTCTGAGGATGGGAGCGCCGATCCTTCCTGTTCTGATACTAACACAGTGTTGCCAAGGAGTTGCTCCAGCCCTGTTACTGTCACTGAGATTTACTGCTGCTTCTTAAAATCCATTGTGGTCTTCCATGTGGGAGGATGCGTGGAAGGCATGCACCTCAACAGGCTCCAGGACGCCCCTCGTGTACTAAAGGAGAACAAAGCCAAACTCAAATGTCTGGGGTCTTTGGCCTTCAGAGGCCTGCTGGAGAGGCGATTCCTCTTTAACCAATCAGACCTGAGCTCATTCGCTCAGGAAAGCTGTGAATTGTCAAGAGCTTTTATGGTGGAAATTCTTAAAGAGGACAAATTTTCGCTCACGTACGAGAAGAGCTTTCACTTCATCCACACCAGTGTGCAAGAGTTCCTAGCTGCACTTTATTACGTGCTTGAGTCATTCTCAGGTTCAGACCCATTCTCAGGACTAAAGCCAAATGTGGGCCTGCTACCTCCATCAGTTCAAAAATGTTTGACATCTTTGGTTAATAAGCTGCGTCGGCCAAGACATGTCTTACGCAGACATATTAAGAAGGCTCTTCACTGTGGAGAGAGTCACCAGTCTGGGCACATGGATCTTTTCTGCAG ATTTGTGTCTGGCCTCTTAGTCCCTAAGACCCGCTTCATCTTAGATGGTCTTTTCTCTGGTGAGCCCAGGCCTCACAGGTTTCCCTCATGCTTACCTTTACTTTCCACAACCCCTCCCTTCGTTCTCCAGCTGCTCCGTTCCCAGCTTCACAGCTCCAGCCTCAGTCCAGGGAGGCAGCTAAATGTGTGTCACTGCCTGTATGAGGCTCAGGATCCGGGACTTCCTCAACGGCTGCAGTACTGGTTGAAGGTTCTTTCTCAGAAGGCCTCGGGTCAGTGTGCCTCGATGAGCAGTGACTGGAGTGAACTTGCCTTTCTGCTGCAGCTGAGCCAAGACCTTCAGGAGCTGAATCTTGATGCTCAGGGGCTGGATGCAGAAGGACTGCGCAGACTGCTGCCTGTGCTCCCTCTTTTCTCCACCCTCAG CCTGGCACAGAATCCTCTTGGTCCAGAGGGGGCAGAGGTGTTATCTGTGGCACTGCGGAGTCCAGACTGCCAAATTGAGAAATTGTG GATTGTATCAACAGGCCTGGGCTGTAACGGAGTCAAGATCTTAACAGAGGCACTTAAAGACAACCACACTGTGTTTGACCTCAG AATGGCAATCAATAGTATTGGTGATGTTGGAGCTGCCTGTCTTGCTGAATTATTGAAAACCAATCGCAGTCTGAGAGATATCAG ACTTCGAGATAATTTCGTGACAGACAGAGGGGCAGAACTCCTGATGGAAGCCCTGATGGAGAAcaccacattaaaatatctcTG gtTGTTCGACAACAAGCTTTCCAAGGAGTGTGTTCagcagctgaaagatttttcaAAGAGCAGACCCACCCTTGACATCAAAGTCTGTTACTGA